From Bacillus sp. FSL K6-3431, the proteins below share one genomic window:
- a CDS encoding CehA/McbA family metallohydrolase encodes MNKWLPFELHTHTVHSDGKHTLLEMAEKARELEITGIALTDHNTMSGLMDKEEVMAKTGVYILSGLEWTTFYGHMVTLGISGYADWRNLSPLDIHKGIANVHKQGGLAGIAHPFEIGSPICTGCFWEYQISDWNDVDYIEVWSETFPSIRKKNKRAYDLWIDKLNDGYRISGTSGRDWHVSSKNKETIALTYLNILEKNDVNDKSMIDALKKGRLSITMGPLITLDIVDEQGKSYSIGDEIEKAPFENHFKLKINVDFSVRKNQWKLDKQDLKIRVRSNCGILEESRLRNNTLKCNTKLENVSWVIAELHGVIEGVYTMIGFTNPIYLK; translated from the coding sequence ATGAATAAGTGGCTTCCTTTTGAACTGCATACCCACACTGTACATAGTGATGGTAAGCATACCTTATTAGAAATGGCAGAAAAAGCAAGGGAACTTGAAATTACGGGCATTGCATTAACGGACCATAATACAATGTCGGGGCTTATGGATAAAGAGGAAGTAATGGCAAAGACAGGTGTTTATATCTTGTCTGGACTGGAATGGACAACATTTTATGGTCATATGGTCACATTAGGAATTAGTGGTTATGCGGATTGGAGAAATTTATCACCTTTAGATATACATAAAGGAATTGCCAATGTACATAAACAAGGCGGGCTAGCGGGGATTGCCCACCCATTCGAAATTGGTAGCCCAATTTGTACGGGATGTTTTTGGGAATATCAAATATCAGATTGGAATGATGTTGACTATATAGAGGTTTGGTCAGAGACTTTTCCTTCGATTAGAAAAAAGAATAAACGGGCGTATGATTTATGGATCGATAAATTAAATGATGGTTATCGAATTTCAGGTACGAGCGGAAGGGATTGGCATGTATCATCAAAAAATAAGGAAACGATTGCTCTCACCTATCTCAATATTCTGGAGAAGAATGATGTGAATGATAAGAGTATGATAGATGCGCTAAAAAAAGGTAGGTTATCCATTACTATGGGGCCTTTAATAACGTTGGATATAGTTGATGAACAAGGAAAATCCTATTCTATAGGTGATGAAATAGAAAAAGCACCATTTGAAAATCATTTTAAGCTGAAGATAAACGTTGATTTTTCGGTAAGGAAAAATCAATGGAAACTAGATAAACAAGATTTGAAAATTAGAGTAAGGAGCAATTGTGGGATTTTAGAAGAGAGTAGACTAAGGAATAATACGCTCAAATGTAATACGAAATTAGAGAATGTTTCGTGGGTGATTGCCGAGTTACATGGTGTAATAGAGGGCGTCTATACTATGATCGGATTTACTAATCCTATTTATTTAAAATAA
- a CDS encoding YesL family protein has protein sequence MRVFQQVSEWIMRLIWTNFLWLGFTLLGLVIFGIMPATIALFAVARRWTMKEFDFSIWKLFKETYFKEWKNSNKIGAIFWLIGIILFFDLSIAEQMDGFLSLFLYIFFIFLMLIFMMTLIFFFPIYVQYKFSIKEYIKQSFIYSLVSLKATFFILLGLFLIGFLFLKIPGLIPFFSGALPAYWIITVCMKRFHYLENKLATKE, from the coding sequence ATGAGAGTATTTCAACAGGTAAGCGAATGGATAATGAGATTGATTTGGACAAACTTTTTATGGTTAGGATTTACTCTTTTGGGGCTTGTCATATTTGGAATCATGCCTGCGACAATAGCGTTATTTGCTGTTGCTAGAAGGTGGACAATGAAAGAATTTGATTTCTCTATATGGAAGCTATTTAAAGAAACGTATTTTAAAGAATGGAAAAACAGTAATAAAATCGGTGCTATTTTTTGGTTGATCGGTATTATCCTGTTTTTTGATCTTAGCATTGCTGAACAGATGGATGGCTTTTTATCGCTTTTTCTTTATATCTTTTTCATCTTTCTCATGCTAATTTTTATGATGACGCTCATTTTCTTTTTTCCCATTTATGTTCAATACAAATTCAGTATAAAAGAGTATATTAAACAATCTTTTATTTATTCACTTGTCAGTTTGAAAGCTACTTTCTTTATTTTACTCGGTTTATTTTTAATTGGATTTTTATTTTTGAAAATACCAGGGCTTATTCCGTTTTTCAGCGGCGCACTTCCAGCCTATTGGATTATAACGGTGTGTATGAAGAGGTTTCATTACTTGGAAAATAAATTAGCTACTAAGGAGTGA
- a CDS encoding alpha-mannosidase gives MFLTERKFEARIQELAGFRYRDCVSIEQFYISEDNGEIGAQPPADYAGDTLALGEYWRGRDRYLWLHSKIDTHIQLANRQIVGLFSFGRTGGGNNSGFESLLFVNGKPYQGVDSNHEEVLFDDTVSNGSLRLDFRLWSGLEGGGEPKEQEYKLETAKIGWLDTKVDNLYFTLLAAYEVLMETNEADPAFVSLKKMISDALVIIDWTEPGSEAFYQSCYQAEKLLTETISAIDKTSEITIHTVGHTHIDVAWLWRLKHTREKSARSFSTVLQLMKRFPDYLFLQTQPQLYEYIKDDYPEIYTEMQDRIAEGQWEAGGAMWLEADCNIPSGESLVRQILYGKEFYKKEFGVDCDYLWLPDVFGYSWALPQILKKSGIKTMMTTKISWNQYNRMPHDTFNWKGIDGSEILTHFITTPEPWNGPDSWFYTYNGFISAKTVKGSWDGYRDKDLSKDLLLSYGYGDGGGGVNRHMLEMRRRFDQLPGMPNVKTSTAGEFFDKLHQNVSESDGYIHKWDGELYLEYHRGTYTSQAFMKKMNRQLELQYRRAEFLSTWLSGKKDWIGNDDLKSGWKIILRNQFHDIIPGSSITEVYDDAKLEYAEAFQIVNDVESEIISKSIINETNTVALLNVSHIQGSRNVVIPGMENHEDGIWRTSDGMALKTQKNREGWLVEVDALPSFGAKTLHFDQSVVSETISSFRYNEKRLETPFYIVEWNELGQISSLYDKEADRNILSDHENGNVLQIFEDKPLAHDAWDIDIFYQEKMEEVRELLEFDVIENGELSFSIQMKWKYHHSEISQKSTFYANDRRVDFATEVNWHEKRKMLKVAFPVDIRATEATYDIQFGNVKRPTHWNTSWDMARFETVGHQWADLSEADYGVSLLNDSKYGYDIKESNMRLTLLKSAIYPDPLADQGEHAFVYSLYPHIGDWRKAKTVEKAWDLNDPIATLHGKWDKETSFLDIDSDHVWIDAVKPAQDGNGLIIRLHEYEGRRGKVSLDVQQNISSWVETNLMEQAIGKEQSNSQITFSITPYEVKTIKLYMK, from the coding sequence TTGTTTTTGACAGAAAGAAAGTTTGAGGCGCGTATTCAGGAATTAGCTGGGTTTCGTTATCGCGATTGTGTATCTATCGAACAATTTTATATAAGCGAAGATAATGGGGAAATTGGAGCACAACCACCTGCTGATTACGCTGGAGATACACTTGCTCTTGGTGAGTATTGGAGAGGGCGAGATCGTTATCTGTGGCTCCATTCAAAAATAGACACTCATATTCAACTTGCCAATCGTCAAATTGTTGGACTGTTCTCCTTCGGAAGAACTGGTGGTGGCAATAACTCTGGATTTGAGTCATTGTTATTTGTAAATGGTAAACCATATCAAGGGGTGGATTCTAATCATGAGGAAGTCCTTTTTGATGATACGGTCAGTAACGGATCATTGCGTTTAGATTTTCGACTTTGGTCAGGACTTGAAGGCGGTGGCGAGCCGAAGGAGCAGGAGTATAAGCTAGAAACTGCAAAAATTGGCTGGCTCGATACAAAAGTGGATAACTTATATTTTACGCTTTTGGCTGCCTATGAAGTATTAATGGAAACGAATGAAGCAGATCCTGCTTTTGTTTCATTGAAAAAAATGATCTCCGACGCACTTGTTATTATTGATTGGACAGAGCCAGGAAGTGAAGCTTTTTATCAATCTTGCTATCAAGCTGAAAAGCTGTTGACAGAAACAATTAGCGCGATCGATAAAACATCGGAAATTACGATTCATACAGTTGGGCATACACATATTGATGTTGCTTGGTTATGGAGATTAAAACATACAAGGGAAAAATCAGCACGTTCATTTTCTACAGTCCTGCAATTGATGAAGAGATTTCCTGATTATTTATTTTTACAAACGCAGCCGCAACTTTATGAATATATCAAAGATGATTATCCAGAGATTTATACGGAAATGCAGGATCGGATTGCAGAAGGTCAATGGGAAGCTGGCGGAGCGATGTGGTTGGAAGCAGACTGTAATATTCCAAGCGGTGAATCTCTCGTACGACAAATACTGTATGGTAAAGAGTTTTACAAAAAAGAATTTGGCGTAGACTGTGATTATTTATGGCTACCAGACGTATTTGGTTACAGTTGGGCACTTCCGCAAATTTTGAAAAAATCAGGCATTAAAACGATGATGACAACGAAAATTAGCTGGAATCAATATAATCGGATGCCACATGATACGTTTAATTGGAAAGGTATCGATGGTTCTGAAATCCTCACTCATTTTATTACAACACCGGAACCGTGGAATGGGCCTGACTCATGGTTTTATACATATAACGGCTTTATTTCAGCGAAAACGGTCAAAGGATCTTGGGATGGATATCGGGATAAAGACTTGTCAAAGGATCTTCTTCTTTCATATGGATATGGAGATGGCGGAGGTGGTGTAAACCGCCACATGCTTGAGATGAGACGTAGATTTGATCAACTGCCTGGAATGCCGAATGTCAAGACATCTACGGCAGGAGAGTTTTTTGACAAACTACATCAGAATGTAAGCGAATCTGATGGATATATTCATAAATGGGATGGCGAGTTATATTTGGAATACCATCGTGGTACATATACGAGCCAAGCGTTTATGAAAAAAATGAATCGACAATTGGAATTACAATACCGTAGAGCGGAATTTCTTTCTACTTGGTTATCTGGCAAGAAAGATTGGATTGGCAATGACGACTTAAAATCAGGTTGGAAAATCATTCTTAGAAATCAATTTCATGACATAATTCCGGGATCTTCGATTACGGAGGTTTATGATGATGCGAAGCTGGAATACGCAGAGGCTTTTCAAATTGTTAATGATGTTGAGTCAGAGATTATAAGCAAATCTATAATAAATGAAACGAATACTGTTGCTTTATTAAATGTTTCTCACATACAAGGATCGCGTAATGTAGTGATCCCTGGAATGGAAAATCATGAGGATGGCATTTGGAGAACAAGTGATGGAATGGCGCTAAAAACACAGAAAAACAGAGAAGGCTGGCTAGTTGAAGTGGATGCTCTTCCTTCTTTTGGTGCGAAAACACTTCATTTTGACCAATCAGTAGTTTCAGAAACAATATCAAGCTTTCGTTACAATGAAAAGCGATTGGAAACGCCATTTTATATTGTAGAATGGAATGAATTGGGACAGATATCAAGCTTATACGATAAAGAAGCGGACCGAAATATATTATCCGATCATGAAAATGGCAATGTACTGCAAATTTTTGAAGATAAGCCACTTGCTCATGATGCATGGGATATTGATATTTTTTATCAAGAAAAGATGGAGGAAGTGCGAGAGCTTCTTGAGTTTGATGTAATAGAAAATGGCGAACTTAGCTTTAGTATCCAGATGAAATGGAAATATCATCACTCCGAAATCTCGCAAAAATCCACTTTTTATGCAAATGATAGACGAGTTGACTTTGCCACTGAAGTGAATTGGCATGAAAAACGAAAAATGTTAAAGGTCGCATTCCCCGTTGATATCCGTGCAACAGAAGCAACATATGATATTCAATTTGGTAATGTAAAAAGACCGACACATTGGAATACGAGTTGGGATATGGCGAGATTTGAAACGGTAGGCCATCAGTGGGCAGATTTATCCGAAGCCGATTACGGTGTAAGTCTACTAAATGATTCTAAGTATGGCTATGATATTAAAGAAAGTAATATGAGATTAACACTACTAAAATCGGCAATTTATCCAGATCCACTGGCTGACCAAGGTGAACATGCATTTGTTTATTCACTATACCCACATATTGGGGATTGGAGAAAAGCAAAAACAGTTGAAAAGGCATGGGATCTAAATGACCCAATAGCAACTCTCCATGGAAAATGGGATAAAGAAACTTCTTTCCTGGATATCGATTCTGACCATGTGTGGATTGACGCGGTTAAACCTGCTCAAGACGGCAATGGACTGATTATTCGCCTCCATGAATATGAAGGGCGTAGAGGGAAAGTATCGTTAGATGTGCAGCAAAATATTTCATCGTGGGTAGAGACTAATTTAATGGAACAAGCCATTGGAAAAGAGCAAAGTAATTCACAAATTACTTTTTCAATCACGCCATATGAAGTGAAAACTATTAAACTGTATATGAAATAA